One genomic region from Flagellimonas oceani encodes:
- a CDS encoding ATP-binding protein: protein MASIFDNTIELPSKEIHLQSEYLVGFENKFNRIYNNLKLLLDQESLTEWSKKYHKVELPIIRQLKEKYPLIILAGDAGTGKTVSATAIADRMTRELKKEGFFLKLSTRVRGEGLHGEMGKLVNDAFAQLKQQAGKRRFAFLLIDEADAIATTRSTNQMHQEEKAAVNTLIQKIDEIRDLNGRAIIFMSTNRLHFIDEAILRRAAVVLEFERPSFDECKELYSQSLEGLDFTKEQLEELASMSVSWEESGLGYSFSDIRLKVLPEAIANSFPDNPISFSILKKTIQSIKPSPEIK, encoded by the coding sequence ATGGCTTCAATATTTGATAACACAATTGAGCTTCCAAGCAAAGAGATTCATTTGCAATCAGAGTATTTAGTTGGTTTTGAAAACAAGTTCAATCGTATTTACAATAACCTCAAACTTCTTTTGGACCAAGAAAGTCTTACTGAGTGGAGTAAAAAATATCATAAGGTTGAACTACCTATAATAAGGCAATTAAAGGAGAAGTACCCCTTGATAATATTGGCTGGGGATGCGGGAACAGGCAAAACCGTTTCTGCTACGGCAATTGCCGATAGGATGACAAGGGAACTTAAAAAAGAAGGCTTTTTCCTAAAACTAAGTACTCGGGTACGCGGGGAAGGACTTCACGGTGAAATGGGAAAACTTGTGAATGACGCCTTTGCACAATTAAAGCAGCAAGCGGGTAAAAGACGTTTTGCGTTTCTACTGATTGATGAGGCAGATGCCATCGCAACTACACGTTCTACAAATCAAATGCACCAAGAAGAAAAAGCAGCTGTCAATACTTTAATCCAAAAAATTGATGAAATTCGGGATTTAAATGGTAGGGCGATAATTTTTATGTCGACCAATAGGTTACATTTTATTGATGAAGCAATTCTTAGGAGGGCAGCAGTTGTTTTGGAGTTTGAAAGACCTTCTTTTGATGAGTGCAAAGAACTTTACTCTCAAAGCCTTGAAGGCTTGGATTTTACCAAGGAACAGCTGGAAGAACTGGCATCAATGTCGGTATCTTGGGAAGAATCTGGACTTGGTTATTCTTTTTCAGATATTCGTTTAAAGGTTTTACCTGAGGCAATAGCCAACTCTTTTCCAGACAATCCTATATCGTTTTCTATTTTGAAAAAGACCATACAATCCATAAAGCCAAGCCCAGAAATAAAATGA
- a CDS encoding CBASS oligonucleotide cyclase: protein MKLDNNSLRPFIDKIRLHKDNMPKYRDQINNLKKKLEEKIENDESNGLKVTKYLLAGSWKKHTILRPTGDNPIDIDLVLFVSGDENIHNDLKKLHDFIVEYLQEIYPQKDITQDVDAEGNTKSIKIRFSGSGLEVDIVPVVPIENPENYVWQPQRGGGGKYITSVENHLSFSVDLRKNNPSYTSIVRALKWWKNYKELKPYDDEPGISSFCIELIVAYLDITKGIETDIEEAIIRFFQFLSESSFPEIEFAHSINTIPYYTTPIYIADDTNNENNAAKKIDDSKWKEIVEEAEDAFDSLNLAQSRNNKGTTVDEWKRVFGPTFSIN, encoded by the coding sequence ATGAAATTAGATAACAATAGCCTACGTCCTTTTATTGATAAAATTAGATTACACAAGGACAATATGCCCAAGTATCGTGACCAGATAAACAATTTAAAAAAGAAGCTGGAAGAAAAAATTGAAAATGATGAAAGCAATGGCCTGAAAGTAACAAAATATCTGTTAGCAGGTTCTTGGAAAAAGCATACAATTCTAAGACCTACTGGAGACAATCCTATTGATATAGACTTGGTCCTCTTTGTTTCAGGTGATGAAAACATTCATAACGACCTAAAGAAGCTCCATGATTTTATTGTTGAATACTTACAAGAAATATATCCTCAAAAAGACATCACCCAAGATGTTGATGCCGAAGGGAACACCAAGTCAATTAAAATTCGGTTTTCGGGTTCAGGTCTAGAAGTGGATATTGTGCCCGTAGTACCCATAGAAAATCCTGAAAATTATGTCTGGCAACCACAACGGGGAGGCGGTGGAAAGTATATTACAAGTGTAGAAAACCATTTAAGTTTTTCTGTTGATCTAAGGAAAAACAATCCATCTTACACCTCAATAGTCAGGGCTCTAAAATGGTGGAAAAACTATAAAGAGCTAAAGCCATATGATGATGAGCCTGGTATTTCATCATTCTGTATTGAATTGATAGTGGCCTATCTCGATATTACCAAGGGCATTGAAACCGATATCGAAGAGGCGATTATTAGGTTTTTTCAATTTTTGAGCGAATCAAGTTTCCCGGAAATTGAATTTGCTCATTCGATAAATACTATACCTTATTACACAACGCCCATATATATAGCTGATGATACGAACAATGAGAACAATGCGGCAAAGAAAATTGATGATTCAAAATGGAAGGAAATAGTTGAGGAAGCGGAGGATGCATTCGATTCATTGAATTTAGCTCAATCAAGAAATAACAAGGGCACCACTGTTGATGAATGGAAGCGCGTCTTTGGTCCAACTTTTAGTATAAATTAA
- a CDS encoding ATPase, whose translation MKYHAPHIITEGTTHYPIGALKGREIQYDFEKILIYLDAKGKLLFGKKFKIYREDREILYKLCLYFIRDKTRCGQMGIDVNKGLLLSGPVGCGKTSLMKLLKHIVPHQRPYEVIPCRNIVFGFNHIGFKIIEDYGNSQFFCFDDLGVEPTGRHFGQDCNVMGEILLSRHELFINEKRKTYATTNLNAQELEERYGTRVRSRMRELFNLVGFDKGSRDKRV comes from the coding sequence GTGAAGTACCATGCTCCACATATCATCACCGAAGGAACCACCCACTATCCCATAGGTGCTCTCAAGGGTCGAGAAATCCAGTACGATTTTGAAAAAATCCTCATCTATCTCGACGCCAAGGGAAAACTTCTGTTCGGGAAAAAATTTAAAATCTACCGTGAGGATAGAGAGATTCTGTATAAGCTCTGTCTCTACTTTATTCGGGACAAGACCCGATGTGGTCAAATGGGAATTGATGTCAACAAAGGTCTTCTCCTCTCAGGGCCGGTGGGTTGCGGAAAGACAAGTCTTATGAAATTGTTGAAACACATTGTTCCACACCAGCGGCCCTATGAAGTTATTCCCTGTCGGAACATTGTATTTGGTTTTAATCACATTGGCTTTAAGATTATCGAAGATTATGGCAATTCCCAATTCTTTTGTTTTGATGATCTCGGAGTAGAACCAACTGGCAGACACTTTGGGCAAGACTGCAACGTCATGGGCGAAATCCTGCTTTCCCGACACGAACTCTTCATCAATGAAAAACGCAAGACCTATGCCACTACCAACCTCAATGCCCAAGAGCTTGAGGAACGTTACGGCACCCGAGTGAGATCTAGGATGCGGGAGCTTTTCAATTTGGTGGGGTTTGATAAAGGAAGTAGGGATAAGAGGGTGTAG
- a CDS encoding conjugal transfer protein: MKTTKLQALRKKGQTLLIALTTTLLLPTGAACQGMPVYDNTNFISMAKSLVESAKQTSELLKTVQFLKEQKENIVKVNNAIKQLKALQELTRNNERLFRTVQQDLRDILNSPYIKAGEVEQVSRSFEQIMDTAIDDLDFVNQILSNDFLKMSDAERTAILMEKKVQSQEMVAELEVKTRRYREIISFRRMQDIINNREEKY, translated from the coding sequence ATGAAGACAACAAAGCTACAAGCCCTTAGGAAAAAAGGCCAGACCTTGTTAATAGCCCTAACCACCACCCTATTACTGCCAACAGGCGCTGCCTGCCAAGGCATGCCGGTGTATGACAATACCAACTTTATCAGTATGGCCAAGTCGTTGGTGGAGTCGGCCAAACAGACCTCAGAGCTATTGAAGACAGTACAGTTTCTAAAAGAGCAAAAGGAGAACATCGTCAAGGTCAACAACGCCATCAAACAACTAAAAGCCTTGCAAGAGCTGACCAGGAACAATGAGCGGTTATTCCGTACCGTACAGCAAGATTTACGGGATATCCTAAACTCTCCCTATATCAAGGCAGGGGAAGTGGAACAGGTATCCCGCTCTTTTGAACAAATCATGGATACCGCCATTGACGACCTGGATTTTGTCAACCAGATCCTGTCCAATGACTTTTTAAAGATGTCCGATGCCGAGCGCACCGCCATTTTGATGGAAAAGAAGGTGCAGTCCCAAGAAATGGTGGCCGAGCTAGAGGTCAAGACCAGACGCTACCGGGAAATCATTTCCTTTCGGCGGATGCAGGATATCATCAATAATAGAGAAGAAAAGTATTGA
- a CDS encoding conjugal transfer protein TraK, whose translation MKTPFKNIQQVLRLNRIVVLALVVMAGLVCITAIVLVVKIHKDSLNQAFVVSSDGAVIPLQLTNERENLEVEALAHLEQFHNWFYGVEANSYEKNMEKALWLGNASVGAIFRQKKADGFYNRLLQYSLVQQVERIDSQIDMDQEPYAFQTRTLIHINRGTVTDTYELITTGKLITVARHFPHNPHGLLITDFFENSLRKIESYETTEK comes from the coding sequence ATGAAAACACCCTTTAAAAACATACAACAGGTTTTGAGATTGAACCGGATTGTGGTTTTGGCATTGGTCGTTATGGCGGGCTTGGTCTGTATCACCGCGATTGTTTTGGTAGTCAAGATACACAAAGATAGCCTGAATCAGGCCTTTGTGGTCAGTTCCGACGGAGCGGTCATCCCCCTCCAATTGACGAATGAACGTGAGAACTTGGAAGTCGAGGCTTTGGCCCATCTGGAACAGTTCCACAATTGGTTCTATGGTGTGGAGGCCAACAGCTATGAAAAGAACATGGAAAAAGCCTTATGGTTGGGCAATGCCTCAGTGGGTGCCATCTTCCGTCAAAAAAAGGCAGACGGCTTCTATAACCGTTTATTGCAATATTCCCTCGTACAACAAGTGGAACGCATCGATTCCCAAATCGATATGGACCAAGAACCTTATGCCTTTCAGACCCGGACCCTGATCCATATCAATCGAGGTACGGTTACCGATACCTATGAATTGATAACCACGGGCAAGCTCATCACAGTGGCCCGTCATTTCCCCCACAACCCCCACGGGTTGCTCATCACTGATTTTTTTGAAAACTCCCTCCGTAAAATAGAATCCTATGAAACCACAGAAAAATAA
- a CDS encoding RteC domain-containing protein, with amino-acid sequence MKYQKLLSEFEGQLDTLESGNGDVLFKAEKGIAIVEKCIRKLQKQITGKTFATQADEIYFFKHVKPQIFSKLIYYARLFSIESKRPRGNNAAQIKYLQHQIDKLQAFFNDNLEFYNYYRRGAMSLDEQYFVRGNRDLRLPLESFHFLIDNQFSTCQDGTVATIMAYDMLIVYLRKEVDDLNNTLEPQKNTPMEKPSKLFWTGSKTDLIELLYALHASESINGGTVDIKEMASHFEHFYNIDLGNYYHTFIEIRSRKTSRTRFLDKLIELLHQRMESLDE; translated from the coding sequence ATGAAATACCAAAAGCTGCTATCGGAATTTGAAGGTCAATTGGATACCTTGGAAAGCGGGAATGGGGATGTGCTGTTCAAGGCCGAAAAGGGCATTGCGATTGTGGAAAAGTGTATCCGAAAGCTACAAAAACAGATTACTGGAAAAACCTTTGCCACACAAGCCGATGAGATTTACTTTTTCAAACATGTCAAGCCCCAGATATTCAGCAAGCTCATCTACTACGCCAGGCTCTTTAGTATCGAGAGCAAACGTCCCCGTGGCAACAATGCCGCCCAAATCAAATACCTCCAGCACCAAATTGACAAGTTACAGGCCTTCTTCAATGACAATTTGGAATTCTATAATTATTACCGTCGCGGTGCCATGTCCTTGGATGAACAATATTTTGTCCGTGGAAACCGAGACCTACGACTCCCCTTGGAATCCTTCCATTTCTTGATTGACAACCAATTTTCCACATGTCAGGACGGGACCGTGGCCACCATTATGGCCTATGATATGCTGATTGTATACCTGAGAAAGGAAGTAGATGATTTGAACAACACTCTTGAACCCCAAAAGAACACACCCATGGAAAAACCCTCAAAATTATTCTGGACCGGCAGCAAGACCGATCTCATCGAACTGCTCTATGCCCTTCATGCCAGTGAATCCATTAATGGCGGCACGGTCGACATCAAGGAAATGGCCTCCCATTTTGAACACTTTTACAATATCGACTTGGGCAATTACTACCATACCTTTATCGAAATCAGGTCAAGAAAGACCAGTAGAACTCGATTCTTGGACAAGCTCATAGAACTGCTCCACCAGCGTATGGAATCATTGGATGAATGA
- a CDS encoding TraG family conjugative transposon ATPase produces MNRINLNSHHPILDIQNHVVFANNGNVVLCYKVALPEIHSLSEQDFEELHSMWFQAFKSLPTATVIHKQDSYQKVGYDAQQLPNNTFLEKVTHDYFKGREYLSHHSYLFFVLPLDKTLNAAKYVNPFRKAEKGFHRKLDVQVAEFITAVNDTVSFINNGQHVFLSPMASDDIITYTNNYYNGFNQDFDTDVLLDNKHIEIGDHFFDVIAVTNERCFGGSVQSSKTHEKFTSDDFTFHQGFIDGLGLELNENHIVNHILYLDDKHKWRKLLDKKVEELSKSSNFGSQNKVVLKKVQHILDQINTDDASRIIRGHLNIIFWHSEAEHLKRIASQIKAGFKESDIVPYHPNGEERKHYFLNSHPCHATNFSNEDLYVTDLKHALCLYINNTNYTSDATGIIFNDRQYNIPVLKDVWDEGKHRIKARNFAIFAPTGEGKSFLANNILRQYFEQGVRLVLIDLGGSYAKFAKLYPDQYVILRYEQGKNLGINPFYMAADSDLTPERLEDLAVFLLELLAQHHASKSQEVAIKKVLLLYYKTIRQDYSLASLYQFVDDRKDTLIQDLQIKEAHFSTYDFLHILSEYVEDGPYSFLFNTGADQTYTIEDKRLIIFELDEVRDNKEILSVMLKLIKSAIQRTIWRNRSERGIILFDEFAKQLKFPNVLESVEFYYQAIRKQNGAIGIILQSINQLPQNSTSTSILENTQVIYSLRNEKGYDALQKRLNLSSHDLNQLKSIRNNLSGERKYTEIFIKIGKESNVFRLEVPPEVYAAYLTDGTESNEIMDRYEETHDMEKAIKAFIHFKKATL; encoded by the coding sequence ATGAATAGAATCAACCTCAATTCCCATCATCCCATTTTGGACATTCAAAACCATGTGGTCTTTGCCAACAATGGTAATGTGGTCCTATGCTATAAGGTAGCGCTTCCTGAAATCCATTCCCTTTCCGAGCAAGATTTTGAGGAACTGCATAGCATGTGGTTTCAGGCCTTCAAATCCCTGCCCACAGCTACGGTCATCCACAAACAGGATAGCTACCAAAAAGTGGGATACGATGCCCAACAATTGCCCAACAATACCTTCCTGGAAAAGGTTACACATGATTACTTTAAGGGGAGGGAATACCTAAGTCACCATAGCTATCTATTCTTTGTGCTGCCTTTGGATAAAACCTTGAACGCGGCCAAATATGTCAACCCCTTCCGGAAAGCCGAAAAGGGGTTCCATCGAAAACTGGACGTGCAAGTTGCGGAGTTCATCACGGCGGTCAATGATACCGTTTCCTTTATCAACAATGGCCAACACGTTTTCTTGAGCCCAATGGCGTCTGATGACATCATCACCTATACGAACAACTACTACAATGGCTTCAACCAAGATTTCGATACTGATGTGCTACTGGACAACAAACACATCGAAATCGGTGACCATTTCTTCGATGTTATCGCCGTGACTAATGAAAGGTGTTTTGGCGGATCGGTCCAAAGCAGCAAGACCCATGAAAAATTCACCTCTGATGATTTCACCTTCCATCAAGGCTTTATCGATGGTTTGGGATTGGAGCTGAACGAGAACCATATCGTGAACCACATCCTTTATCTGGACGACAAACACAAATGGCGCAAACTTCTGGATAAGAAAGTGGAGGAATTGAGCAAGAGTTCCAATTTCGGTTCACAGAACAAAGTTGTGCTTAAAAAAGTCCAACATATTCTGGACCAAATCAACACTGATGATGCGTCGCGCATCATACGGGGCCATCTCAATATCATCTTTTGGCATTCGGAGGCCGAGCACCTGAAACGTATCGCATCCCAGATCAAGGCTGGTTTCAAGGAGTCGGACATCGTCCCATATCACCCCAATGGGGAGGAACGCAAGCATTATTTCCTGAACTCCCATCCCTGTCATGCCACCAACTTCTCCAATGAAGATCTATATGTGACCGATCTCAAACATGCCCTGTGTCTCTACATCAACAACACCAACTATACCTCCGACGCCACAGGCATCATCTTCAATGACCGTCAATACAACATCCCGGTATTGAAGGACGTCTGGGATGAAGGAAAGCATCGCATCAAGGCCCGGAACTTTGCCATATTTGCCCCGACAGGGGAAGGCAAATCCTTTTTGGCCAACAACATTTTACGACAGTATTTTGAACAAGGGGTTCGGCTGGTCCTTATCGATCTCGGTGGGTCTTACGCCAAGTTTGCCAAGCTGTACCCTGACCAATATGTCATCCTGCGCTATGAACAAGGCAAAAATCTGGGCATCAACCCATTTTATATGGCAGCGGATTCCGATTTGACCCCAGAGCGTTTGGAAGACCTCGCTGTTTTTCTCTTGGAACTGCTCGCTCAACACCATGCTTCCAAATCCCAAGAAGTGGCCATCAAAAAAGTACTGCTGTTGTATTATAAAACCATCCGGCAAGACTACTCTCTGGCTTCCCTCTACCAGTTCGTTGATGATCGAAAAGATACGCTCATCCAAGATCTACAGATCAAGGAAGCCCACTTTAGCACCTACGATTTCCTGCACATCCTCTCGGAATATGTGGAAGACGGGCCCTACAGTTTTCTGTTCAATACGGGTGCCGACCAAACCTACACCATCGAGGACAAACGCTTGATCATCTTTGAACTGGACGAGGTCAGGGACAACAAGGAAATCCTCTCAGTGATGTTGAAATTGATCAAGTCGGCCATCCAACGGACCATCTGGCGGAACCGTTCCGAACGGGGCATCATCCTGTTCGATGAGTTTGCCAAACAACTCAAGTTCCCCAATGTCCTGGAAAGTGTGGAATTCTACTATCAGGCCATCCGAAAACAGAACGGGGCCATCGGCATCATCCTACAATCCATCAACCAATTGCCCCAGAACTCCACCTCGACCAGCATACTGGAGAACACCCAGGTCATCTATAGCCTACGGAATGAAAAGGGCTATGATGCGCTTCAAAAGCGGCTCAATCTCTCCAGCCATGATTTGAACCAACTCAAATCCATCCGGAACAATCTGAGCGGGGAACGGAAGTACACCGAGATCTTTATCAAAATCGGGAAGGAAAGCAACGTTTTCCGTTTGGAAGTCCCACCCGAAGTGTACGCTGCCTATCTCACCGACGGCACGGAAAGCAACGAGATTATGGACCGCTATGAGGAGACCCATGATATGGAAAAAGCCATCAAGGCATTCATTCACTTTAAAAAAGCAACCCTATGA
- a CDS encoding DUF4138 domain-containing protein — protein sequence MKYQTLLPVIILLFFAVYGTSQSLDTIYANAHQVVSLTFPDPIQTGMTGAQNFAFSFDREKADNLGLLQADKDVTSNLLVRTTVGNLYSFILAYREDLLQLHYFIRPNQCLKNPFQHDSQTQEATGSIPKKPSPKEKQFTLLCTQLLDRESSAHKWSKRQKGIRAKLIDQVYHDNQVYMVYELRNRSTIPYDLGLFQLSKVLGTPKRKASYQELPITPLFEFQMPKQIGAGETVRFVVVYPKFTLNAKQQLQVKVLEAHGSRNLIFKIVK from the coding sequence ATGAAATATCAAACCCTTTTACCCGTCATCATACTCCTCTTTTTTGCCGTTTATGGCACATCCCAATCCTTGGATACCATTTATGCCAATGCGCATCAAGTTGTTTCCCTTACATTTCCCGACCCTATCCAGACGGGTATGACCGGTGCCCAAAACTTTGCCTTCAGTTTTGATCGAGAGAAAGCAGATAACTTGGGATTACTGCAGGCGGATAAAGATGTGACTAGTAATCTATTGGTCCGCACCACCGTTGGTAACCTCTACAGCTTTATCCTTGCCTATCGGGAGGACCTGCTCCAGTTGCATTATTTCATTAGGCCGAATCAATGTTTGAAAAACCCTTTTCAACATGATTCCCAGACCCAAGAAGCTACTGGTTCCATTCCAAAAAAACCGTCTCCGAAAGAAAAACAGTTTACGTTACTATGCACCCAATTGCTTGACAGGGAATCATCCGCACATAAATGGAGTAAGCGACAAAAAGGCATCAGGGCTAAACTAATAGATCAGGTCTACCATGATAATCAAGTCTATATGGTCTATGAACTGAGGAACCGATCCACAATTCCTTATGATTTAGGCCTGTTCCAATTATCAAAAGTATTGGGCACCCCCAAACGTAAAGCCTCTTATCAGGAATTGCCCATCACTCCCCTGTTCGAATTCCAAATGCCCAAACAGATCGGCGCTGGCGAAACGGTTCGCTTTGTGGTTGTCTACCCCAAGTTTACCTTAAACGCAAAGCAACAGCTACAAGTAAAGGTGTTGGAAGCCCATGGAAGCCGTAATCTTATCTTTAAGATAGTTAAGTAG
- a CDS encoding ImmA/IrrE family metallo-endopeptidase: MQEKSEFLSERDVIDINALASSIADYYFPHGQIDPIVIADKNNITSSFGNYSDSFDGLLECEDNDFHIFINLDRLQQAYSERARFTFGHELGHYFIDDHRNSLLKGLSPSHCSFTGFKSKNRAERQADYFASCLLMPETSFRKYCFQKKFQYRIIQELAKKYGTSISATALRFCSIGNHPIMVVYAYDKKIKWYWSSSDFRFRWLKYGKDKLPEDTVAGEYFELNRKITTTEPVFAMDWFNIKYSHQAELPFKEHCLARDKHTLSLIWEE, encoded by the coding sequence ATGCAAGAAAAAAGTGAATTCCTTTCTGAAAGAGATGTAATCGACATAAATGCACTAGCAAGTAGTATTGCAGATTATTACTTCCCGCATGGCCAAATCGACCCAATTGTCATAGCTGATAAGAACAATATCACTTCTAGCTTCGGAAATTACTCTGATTCCTTCGATGGGCTACTTGAGTGTGAGGACAACGATTTTCATATTTTCATAAACCTTGACAGACTTCAACAAGCCTATTCAGAAAGAGCTCGCTTCACATTTGGACACGAATTGGGGCACTATTTTATTGACGACCATAGAAACTCTTTATTAAAGGGTTTGTCTCCAAGCCATTGTTCTTTTACAGGTTTTAAAAGCAAAAACAGGGCCGAAAGACAAGCTGACTACTTTGCCTCCTGCTTGCTTATGCCCGAAACAAGTTTTAGAAAATACTGTTTCCAAAAAAAATTCCAATACCGAATAATCCAAGAATTGGCGAAAAAATATGGCACCAGTATTTCTGCGACCGCCCTGAGATTTTGTTCAATTGGAAATCACCCTATTATGGTTGTCTATGCTTATGACAAGAAAATAAAGTGGTATTGGTCATCAAGTGATTTTAGATTTCGCTGGTTGAAGTATGGCAAAGACAAATTACCCGAAGATACCGTTGCAGGAGAATATTTCGAACTCAATAGAAAAATAACTACGACGGAGCCCGTATTTGCCATGGATTGGTTCAACATTAAATATTCCCATCAAGCGGAATTACCTTTTAAGGAGCATTGCTTAGCACGAGATAAACATACTTTAAGTTTAATATGGGAGGAGTAA
- a CDS encoding RNA polymerase sigma factor, whose amino-acid sequence MDIETHLLIIADKESSPKEANESITKLYEEFRGFVYNLAFKHIGFILQKEELALNVMTEVFLKIWNSPLDWEFNSNKHGTQEDGYKAYLATIAHYKLLEELRKNKPVRENETTIIDDAESEWKWALLDEDFDTLDKELIKRHNLIDSCLAELPERKSDIVRMYFFLYEDDRRMTSEKIRLMEETFETTWQNIRQIISRTKKTIEDLVKKKL is encoded by the coding sequence ATGGATATAGAAACCCACCTGCTTATTATTGCGGATAAAGAGTCATCTCCCAAGGAAGCCAATGAATCGATAACAAAACTGTATGAGGAATTCAGAGGGTTTGTCTATAATCTAGCATTTAAGCATATTGGGTTTATTTTGCAAAAAGAAGAACTTGCTTTAAATGTAATGACGGAAGTTTTCCTGAAAATATGGAACTCCCCTCTCGATTGGGAATTTAATTCCAATAAACATGGTACTCAGGAAGATGGATATAAAGCTTATCTTGCAACAATTGCGCACTACAAGCTTTTGGAGGAACTCAGAAAAAACAAGCCTGTAAGAGAAAATGAAACAACCATTATTGACGATGCGGAAAGTGAATGGAAGTGGGCATTATTGGATGAGGATTTTGACACTCTGGATAAAGAATTAATTAAAAGACATAATTTGATTGACTCATGTCTGGCTGAATTACCAGAGCGCAAAAGTGACATCGTAAGAATGTATTTTTTCCTATATGAGGATGACAGAAGGATGACCTCTGAAAAAATCCGACTAATGGAAGAAACTTTTGAAACTACCTGGCAGAATATCAGGCAAATTATCTCCAGAACTAAAAAAACCATAGAAGATCTCGTTAAGAAAAAACTATAA
- the traM gene encoding conjugative transposon protein TraM: protein MKPQKNKIVFAMVLVGVVLFIAVYSILTFGKDKKTELKPDRIPMPDLEENQKVYESKMEALDAIEAEREVTAPQIYPDHMVDDKGYFNPDYMEYEKQRIIDSVYSSGRFNYHQEPIPNLDTTSITEPKTVPDQNEIPTSESAITAAEMALEQQLFFASHPKTVNSEINSPVMVEVDGKQVLRTNSRIRLRLVEPMTFNGHHFPKYTTVFGTVRFQPNRTLLHITHINHIPFEGEAYDLQDGLMGLYLENSLREEATREITDDMVQDINIAGLPEVRGLKSLFQRRQRQQKVTVLDGHRLLLQPKP, encoded by the coding sequence ATGAAACCACAGAAAAATAAAATCGTTTTTGCCATGGTCTTGGTAGGCGTGGTCCTTTTTATAGCAGTCTACTCCATTCTCACCTTTGGCAAGGACAAAAAAACCGAATTGAAACCCGATCGCATTCCAATGCCCGACCTGGAAGAGAACCAAAAGGTATACGAATCCAAGATGGAGGCCTTGGATGCCATTGAAGCTGAACGCGAAGTTACCGCACCACAAATCTACCCGGACCATATGGTGGATGATAAAGGCTATTTCAATCCCGACTATATGGAATATGAGAAACAGCGCATCATCGACAGTGTGTATAGCTCGGGTAGGTTCAACTATCATCAGGAACCTATTCCGAATTTGGACACAACCTCAATAACAGAACCTAAAACCGTGCCCGACCAAAACGAAATACCTACATCTGAGAGCGCTATCACAGCTGCCGAAATGGCCTTGGAACAGCAACTGTTCTTTGCTTCACATCCCAAGACTGTCAACAGCGAAATCAACTCTCCAGTAATGGTTGAAGTGGATGGCAAACAGGTATTGCGAACCAACAGTCGTATCCGGTTACGATTGGTGGAGCCCATGACCTTCAATGGCCATCACTTTCCAAAGTACACCACAGTGTTTGGCACGGTACGTTTCCAACCAAATCGGACCCTATTGCACATTACCCACATAAATCATATTCCCTTCGAGGGGGAGGCCTATGACCTACAAGATGGCTTAATGGGCCTCTACTTGGAAAACTCTCTACGTGAAGAAGCTACCCGTGAGATCACAGATGATATGGTACAGGATATCAATATCGCGGGACTACCCGAAGTAAGGGGCCTAAAAAGTTTATTTCAACGGAGGCAACGCCAACAAAAGGTGACCGTATTGGATGGTCATCGCTTACTACTACAACCAAAACCGTAA
- a CDS encoding helix-turn-helix domain-containing protein, with product MGATIITTEDLMEFKVELLEDIKDLLENQNKSTNKKWLKSNEVRELLGISPGTLQNLRINGTLPYTKIGGVLYYEYHEIMGVLEQNKIHNRI from the coding sequence ATGGGAGCAACCATTATTACCACAGAAGACCTTATGGAATTCAAAGTTGAACTACTGGAGGATATCAAGGATCTATTGGAAAACCAAAACAAATCAACCAACAAAAAATGGCTCAAATCCAATGAGGTTCGGGAATTATTGGGAATTTCACCCGGCACATTACAAAACCTTCGTATTAACGGCACATTACCTTATACCAAGATCGGTGGAGTCCTCTATTACGAGTACCATGAAATCATGGGGGTATTGGAGCAGAACAAGATCCATAACCGTATCTAG